Proteins from a genomic interval of Lycium ferocissimum isolate CSIRO_LF1 chromosome 2, AGI_CSIRO_Lferr_CH_V1, whole genome shotgun sequence:
- the LOC132046516 gene encoding dehydrin Xero 1-like — protein sequence MSHYENQYSAGQAMQTDEYGNPIRQTDEYGNPVHHTGGTMGEYGTTGTGAYGTQAGHITGGKHEHGTLGGMLHRSGSSSSSSSSEDDGHGGRRKKKGIKDKVKEKLPGGHRDDQAHSTGTTTTTGYGVEGQHHPHEKKGIMDKIKEKLPGHH from the exons ATGTCGCACTACGAGAACCAATATAGTGCAGGGCAGGCTATGCAGACGGACGAATACGGTAATCCCATCCGCCAAACTGACGAATATGGAAACCCAGTCCATCATACTGGAGGGACCATGGGAGAATATGGAACCACCGGAACAGGTGCCTATGGAACTCAGGCTGGCCACATCACTGGTGGGAAGCATGAGCATGGTACTCTCGGTGGCATGCTTCACCGTTCCGGCAGCTCTAGCTCCAGCAGCTCT TCTGAGGATGATGGACACGGTGgtagaaggaagaagaaagggatAAAGGACAAGGTTAAGGAGAAATTGCCAGGAGGTCACAGGGACGACCAAGCTCATTCAACTGGAACAACAACGACTACTGGCTATGGTGTGGAAGGGCAGCATCACCCTCATGAGAAGAAGGGAATTATGGACAAGATTAAGGAGAAACTTCCCGGCCACCACTAG
- the LOC132046517 gene encoding abscisic acid and environmental stress-inducible protein TAS14-like, whose product MAEYNEQYGSQGQMHKTDEYGNRDQETGGMGTGGTYGTHQGTGMGGMGATGGEYGTHQGTGMGTGEYGTQGTGMGGMSTGEYGTQTGTGGMGTGTGMHTQHHEGQQLRRSDSSSSSEDDGQGGRRKKGMKEKIMEKIPCGHGQQEGDQYTQHAQTTTYGTTEGTTEGGEKKGMMDKIKDKIPGMH is encoded by the exons ATGGCAGAATACAACGAGCAATACGGTAGCCAAGGGCAAATGCACAAGACTGATGAATATGGCAACCGTGACCAAGAAACCGGGGGTATGGGTACTGGTGGAACCTATGGCACTCATCAAGGAACCGGTATGGGGGGCATGGGTGCCACTGGTGGAGAATATGGTACTCATCAGGGTACCGGTATGGGTACCGGAGAATATGGAACCCAAG GTACTGGTATGGGGGGCATGAGTACCGGAGAATATGGAACTCAAACTGGTACTGGTGGAATGGGTACTGGCACTGGTATGCATACTCAGCACCATGAGGGACAACAGCTTCGTCGATCTGATAGCTCTAGCTCC tcTGAGGATGATGGACAAGGAGGGAGGAGAAAGAAGGGGATGAAGGAGAAGATAATGGAGAAGATTCCATGTGGGCATGGCCAACAGGAAGGTGATCAATACACTCAACATGCACAAACAACTACTTATGGTACTACTGAAGGTACTACTGAAGGAGGAGAGAAGAAGGGAATGATGGAcaaaattaaggacaagatccCTGGGATGCATTGA
- the LOC132048277 gene encoding bZIP transcription factor 11-like — translation MASPSGTSSGSEDLQQLMDQRKRKRMISNRESARRSRMKKQTHLNELMVQVNQLKDQNKQIVTNINMVTQVYLNVEADNSVLRAQMAELSNRLQSLNEIINCINSANSTIDETEVIGEDDFLNPWNLLHVNQPIMASADAFMY, via the coding sequence ATGGCTTCTCCTAGTGGAACTTCTTCAGGGTCAGAGGATCTACAGCAACTAATGGATCAAAGGAAACGCAAAAGAATGATATCGAACAGGGAATCAGCAAGAAGATCAAGAATGAAGAAGCAGACGCATTTGAATGAATTAATGGTTCAAGTGAATCAACTCAAGGATCAAAATAAACAAATTGTGACTAACATAAATATGGTGACTCAGGTTTATTTGAATGTGGAAGCAGATAACTCTGTTCTCAGAGCCCAAATGGCAGAATTAAGCAACAGGCTTCAGTCTTTAAACGAGATAATAAATTGCATCAACTCAGCAAATTCAACAATTGATGAAACAGAGGTTATTGGTGAAGATGATTTCTTGAATCCTTGGAATTTGCTACATGTGAATCAACCAATCATGGCTTCTGCTGATGCCTTCATGTACTGA
- the LOC132046518 gene encoding mitogen-activated protein kinase 7-like isoform X1, which produces MKAAVEFSCQEMATQVEPPNGIRPRGKHYYTMWQTVFEVDTKYVPIKPIGRGAYGVVCSSVNRETNERVAIKKINNVFSNRIDALRTLRELKLLRHIRHENVIALKDVMMPIHRSSFKDIYLVYELMDTDLNHIIKSNQPLSNDHCKYFLFQLLRGLKYLHSANILHRDLKPGNLLVNANCELKICDFGLARTSRDNGQFMTEYVVTRWYRAPELLLCCDNYGTSIDVWSVGCIFAEILGRKPLFPGTECLNQLKLILNILGTQPEADLHFIDNPRAKGFIRSLPYTRGAHFSSLFPQADPLAIDLLKRMLVFDPSKRITVTEALYHPYLSSLYDPTCNLPAQFPLNLDIDENMAEPLIREMMLREILHYHPEAAYINTFY; this is translated from the exons ATGAAGGCTGCTGTTGAATTTAGTTGCCA AGAAATGGCAACTCAAGTGGAGCCTCCAAATGGAATTAGGCCTCGAGGGAAGCACTATTACACAATGTGGCAAACTGTATTTGaagtcgatacgaaatatgtaccgatcAAACCTATTGGAAGAGGAGCTTATGGTGTGGTTTGTTCCTCAGTGAATAGGGAGACAAATGAGAGAGTTGCaatcaagaaaatcaataaCGTGTTTTCGAATAGAATTGATGCGCTTAGAACTCTAAGAGAATTGAAGCTTTTGCGGCATATAAGGCATGAGAATGTGATTGCTTTGAAGGATGTGATGATGCCTATTCACAGAAGCAGTTTCAAGGATATCTATTTGGTTTATGAGTTGATGGATACGGATCTTAATCATATTATTAAGTCGAATCAGCCTTTGTCCAATGACCATTGCAAGTACTTTCTTTTTCAG CTACTCCGCGGCTTGAAATATCTTCATTCAGCTAATATTCTCCATCGGGACTTGAAACCTGGGAATCTCCTTGTGAATGCTAACTGTGAGTTAAAGATTTGTGACTTCGGACTCGCTAGGACTAGCAGAGACAATGGACAGTTTATGACTGAATATGTTGTCACTCGTTGGTATCGTGCACCAGAGCTACTTCTTTGTTGTGATAATTATGGAACATCCATTGATGTCTGGTCTGTTGGATGCATCTTCGCAGAAATCCTTGGACGGAAGCCTCTTTTCCCCGGAACTGAATGTCTCAATCAGCTTAAACTTATTCTCAATATCCTTGGTACCCAGCCTGAAGCCGATCTTCATTTCATTGATAACCCAAGGGCTAAAGGATTCATCAGATCTCTTCCTTATACTCGAGGCGCTCACTTTTCTTCTCTCTTCCCTCAGGCTGATCCTTTAGCAATAGACTTATTGAAGCGAATGCTCGTTTTTGATCCCTCGAAGAGAATCACAGTTACAGAAGCTCTCTATCACCCTTACTTGTCAAGTCTTTATGATCCAACGTGCAATCTTCCCGCTCAATTTCCTCTTAATCTGGATATCGATGAGAATATGGCAGAACCGTTGATTCGGGAGATGATGCTGAGAGAAATCCTTCATTACCATCCTGAAGCAGCTTATATCAACACATTTTACTAG
- the LOC132046518 gene encoding mitogen-activated protein kinase 7-like isoform X2 produces MATQVEPPNGIRPRGKHYYTMWQTVFEVDTKYVPIKPIGRGAYGVVCSSVNRETNERVAIKKINNVFSNRIDALRTLRELKLLRHIRHENVIALKDVMMPIHRSSFKDIYLVYELMDTDLNHIIKSNQPLSNDHCKYFLFQLLRGLKYLHSANILHRDLKPGNLLVNANCELKICDFGLARTSRDNGQFMTEYVVTRWYRAPELLLCCDNYGTSIDVWSVGCIFAEILGRKPLFPGTECLNQLKLILNILGTQPEADLHFIDNPRAKGFIRSLPYTRGAHFSSLFPQADPLAIDLLKRMLVFDPSKRITVTEALYHPYLSSLYDPTCNLPAQFPLNLDIDENMAEPLIREMMLREILHYHPEAAYINTFY; encoded by the exons ATGGCAACTCAAGTGGAGCCTCCAAATGGAATTAGGCCTCGAGGGAAGCACTATTACACAATGTGGCAAACTGTATTTGaagtcgatacgaaatatgtaccgatcAAACCTATTGGAAGAGGAGCTTATGGTGTGGTTTGTTCCTCAGTGAATAGGGAGACAAATGAGAGAGTTGCaatcaagaaaatcaataaCGTGTTTTCGAATAGAATTGATGCGCTTAGAACTCTAAGAGAATTGAAGCTTTTGCGGCATATAAGGCATGAGAATGTGATTGCTTTGAAGGATGTGATGATGCCTATTCACAGAAGCAGTTTCAAGGATATCTATTTGGTTTATGAGTTGATGGATACGGATCTTAATCATATTATTAAGTCGAATCAGCCTTTGTCCAATGACCATTGCAAGTACTTTCTTTTTCAG CTACTCCGCGGCTTGAAATATCTTCATTCAGCTAATATTCTCCATCGGGACTTGAAACCTGGGAATCTCCTTGTGAATGCTAACTGTGAGTTAAAGATTTGTGACTTCGGACTCGCTAGGACTAGCAGAGACAATGGACAGTTTATGACTGAATATGTTGTCACTCGTTGGTATCGTGCACCAGAGCTACTTCTTTGTTGTGATAATTATGGAACATCCATTGATGTCTGGTCTGTTGGATGCATCTTCGCAGAAATCCTTGGACGGAAGCCTCTTTTCCCCGGAACTGAATGTCTCAATCAGCTTAAACTTATTCTCAATATCCTTGGTACCCAGCCTGAAGCCGATCTTCATTTCATTGATAACCCAAGGGCTAAAGGATTCATCAGATCTCTTCCTTATACTCGAGGCGCTCACTTTTCTTCTCTCTTCCCTCAGGCTGATCCTTTAGCAATAGACTTATTGAAGCGAATGCTCGTTTTTGATCCCTCGAAGAGAATCACAGTTACAGAAGCTCTCTATCACCCTTACTTGTCAAGTCTTTATGATCCAACGTGCAATCTTCCCGCTCAATTTCCTCTTAATCTGGATATCGATGAGAATATGGCAGAACCGTTGATTCGGGAGATGATGCTGAGAGAAATCCTTCATTACCATCCTGAAGCAGCTTATATCAACACATTTTACTAG